One Brassica napus cultivar Da-Ae chromosome A5, Da-Ae, whole genome shotgun sequence DNA window includes the following coding sequences:
- the LOC106345399 gene encoding dirigent protein 7 has protein sequence MAKLILIIAFQLILLAAVVSAGKGEDFAKVIDRKLLGLHKEKLTFFRVYWHDIQSGSNPTSVVLRPPLTNSSFFGAVTVIDNRLTTGVPVNSTLVGQAQGIYAAVGQHDLSALMVMNFAFKTGKYNGSTISILGRNEVLTKVREMPVIGGSGLFRFARGYVEARTMWFDQKTGDATVEYSCYVMHY, from the coding sequence ATGGCAAAGCTCATCCTCATCATCGCCTTCCAACTCATCCTTCTCGCAGCCGTTGTCTCCGCCGGAAAAGGCGAAGACTTTGCAAAAGTCATTGACCGGAAACTCCTAGGCCTCCACAAAGAGAAACTCACTTTCTTCCGTGTCTACTGGCACGACATCCAAAGCGGCTCGAACCCTACCTCGGTCGTGCTGAGACCTCCTCTCACCAACTCATCCTTCTTTGGAGCCGTCACTGTGATCGATAACCGGTTAACCACGGGGGTCCCCGTGAACTCAACTTTGGTAGGCCAGGCTCAAGGAATATACGCTGCTGTGGGGCAGCACGACTTGTCTGCGCTTATGGTGATGAACTTTGCGTTCAAGACAGGGAAGTATAACGGAAGTACGATCTCGATACTTGGTAGAAACGAGGTGTTGACTAAGGTTAGGGAGATGCCGGTGATCGGAGGAAGTGGACTGTTCCGGTTCGCTAGAGGTTATGTCGAGGCAAGGACCATGTGGTTTGATCAAAAGACAGGAGATGCTACTGTTGAGTACAGCTGTTACGTCATGCACTACTAG